Proteins from a single region of Procambarus clarkii isolate CNS0578487 chromosome 62, FALCON_Pclarkii_2.0, whole genome shotgun sequence:
- the LOC138354370 gene encoding uncharacterized protein — MENQEKGPLAQNEKEQVPNHCWVNSSDSLLLWRGGGEPVTYRALSIYIPHILHIYLHLGGRQWVPHPPGRPPVGPTSTWEAASGSHIHLGGRQWVPHPPGRPPVVPHPPGRPPVGFTSTWEAASGPTSTWEAASGPTSTWEAASGPTSTWDAASGSHIHLGGRQWVSHPPGRPPVGLTSTWEAASGSHIHLGGRQWVSHPPGRPPVGLTSTWEAASGSHIHLGGRQWVSHPPGRPPVGPTSTWEAASGPTSTWEAASGPTSTWEAASGSHIHLGGRQWVPHPPGRPPVGLTSTWEAASGSHIHLGGRQWVPHPPGRPPVGPTSTWEAASGSHIHLGGRQWVPHPPGRPPVGPTSTWEAASGSHIHLGGRQWVPHPPGRPPVGPTSTWEAASGSHIHLGGRQWVPHPPGRPPVGPTSTWEAASGSHIHLGGRQWVPHPPGRPPVGLTSTWEAASGSHVHLGGRQWVSHPPGRPPVVPHPPGRPPVGLTSTWEAASGSHIHLGGRQWVSHPPGRPPVGPTSTWEAASGSHIHLGGRQWVSHPPGRPPVGPTSTWEAASGSHIHLGGRQWVPHPPGRPPVQLRTCTSFLNL; from the exons atggagaaccaggagaaAGGCCCTCTGGCCCAGAACGAAAAGGAGCag gtacccaatcactgctgggtgaacagcagTGATTCATTGTTATTATGGCGAGGTGGGGGCGAGCCTGTCACATACAGGGCTCTTTCTATATATATACCCCATATATTACACATCTACCTCCACCTGGGAGGCCGCCAGTGGGTCCCACATCCACCTGGGAGGCCGCCAGTGGGTCCCACATCCACCTGGGAGGCCGCCAGTGGGTCCCACATCCACCTGGGAGGCCGCCAGTGGGTCCCACATCCACCTGGGAGGCCGCCAGTGGTCCCACATCCACCTGGGAGGCCCCCAGTGGGTTTCACATCCACCTGGGAGGCCGCCAGTGGTCCCACATCCACCTGGGAGGCCGCCAGTGGTCCCACATCCACCTGGGAGGCCGCCAGTGGTCCCACATCCACCTGGGACGCCGCCAGTGGGTCTCACATCCACCTGGGAGGCCGCCAGTGGGTCTCACATCCACCTGGGAGGCCGCCAGTGGGTCTCACATCCACCTGGGAGGCCGCCAGTGGGTCTCACATCCACCTGGGAGGCCGCCAGTGGGTCTCACATCCACCTGGGAGGCCGCCAGTGGGTCTCACATCCACCTGGGAGGCCGCCAGTGGGTCTCACATCCACCTGGGAGGCCGCCAGTGGGTCTCACATCCACCTGGGAGGCCGCCAGTGGGTCCCACATCCACCTGGGAGGCCGCCAGTGGTCCCACATCCACCTGGGAGGCCGCCAGTGGTCCCACATCCACCTGGGAGGCCGCCAGTGGGTCCCACATCCACCTGGGAGGCCGCCAGTGGGTCCCACATCCACCTGGGAGGCCGCCAGTGGGTCTCACATCCACCTGGGAGGCCGCCAGTGGGTCCCACATCCACCTGGGAGGCCGCCAGTGGGTCCCACATCCACCTGGGAGGCCGCCAGTGGGTCCCACATCCACCTGGGAGGCCGCCAGTGGGTCCCACATCCACCTGGGAGGCCGCCAGTGGGTCCCACATCCACCTGGGAGGCCGCCAGTGGGTCCCACATCCACCTGGGAGGCCGCCAGTGGGTCTCACATCCACCTGGGAGGCCGCCAGTGGGTCCCACATCCACCTGGGAGGCCGCCAGTGGGTCCCACATCCACCTGGGAGGCCGCCAGTGGGTCCCACATCCACCTGGGAGGCCGCCAGTGGGTCCCACATCCACCTGGGAGGCCGCCAGTGGGTCCCACATCCACCTGGGAGGCCGCCAGTGGGTCCCACATCCACCTGGGAGGCCGCCAGTGGGTCCCACATCCACCTGGGAGGCCGCCAGTGGGTCTCACATCCACCTGGGAGGCCGCCAGTGGGTCCCACGTCCACCTGGGAGGCCGCCAGTGGGTCTCACATCCACCTGGGAGGCCGCCAGTGGTCCCACATCCACCTGGGAGGCCGCCAGTGGGTCTCACATCCACCTGGGAGGCCGCCAGTGGGTCCCACATCCACCTGGGAGGCCGCCAGTGGGTCTCACATCCACCTGGGAGGCCGCCAGTGGGTCCCACATCCACCTGGGAGGCCGCCAGTGGGTCTCACATCCACCTGGGAGGCCGCCAGTGGGTCTCACATCCACCTGGGAGGCCGCCAGTGGGTCCCACATCCACCTGGGAGGCCGCCAGTGGGTCTCACATCCACCTGGGAGGCCGCCAGTGGGTCCCACATCCACCTGGGAGGCCGCCAGTTcaattacgaacgtgtacatctttcctcaatctttga